A stretch of Mucilaginibacter terrae DNA encodes these proteins:
- a CDS encoding glycoside hydrolase family 88 protein, with amino-acid sequence MRKIFFACLILFTGSQLVQAQTQPMSQRMAETAMKVWPDTGRVHWTYEDAVVWKGLEDVWLQTGDPKYFKYIKARVDKHLNDDGTIKGYKQEDYNIDNVLPGRSVLMLYQVIGGDKYLKAVKTLREQLSQQPRVPEGGFWHKKRYPNQMWLDGLYMGEPFYAEYANAFHEDTAFNDIAKQFILMERMSRDSKTGLLYHAWDQSHKERWSDPKTGKSPNFWGRAMGWYGMALVDVLAQMPVNHPKRAELLVILGRYATAVAKYQDKQSGLWYQVLDKPTGKGNYLESSASSMFVYALAKGVRLHVLPNYFRGVAETGYKGILKKFIETDANGQVNLTGTVSVAGLGGNPYRDGSYEYYLKEKVVTNDAKGVGAFIQASVEIERIANLHKANNKTVLLDSYFNDERKKDVTGAVVPYHYKWEGRDNNGFSLLGHIFNNYGLETGTLYQAPTAANLKPASIYLIVDPDIPKENPNAKYVEPAHVTAIQDWVKQGGVLLVLHNDTGNAEFKHFNTLMSRFGMPFKENSINHVVGQQFQQAAVPIPAGNPVFKTAKKIYIKEISTFNLSAPAKPVLNHAGEVVVAMAKYGKGTVIAVGDPWFYNEYLDGRKLTPDLENFKAANDLAGWLVDQIPTKAVKK; translated from the coding sequence ATGAGAAAGATCTTTTTTGCATGCCTGATCCTGTTTACTGGTTCACAATTGGTGCAGGCCCAAACCCAGCCCATGTCGCAGCGTATGGCCGAAACTGCCATGAAAGTTTGGCCCGATACCGGCAGGGTACACTGGACTTACGAGGATGCAGTAGTTTGGAAAGGCCTGGAAGATGTATGGTTGCAAACCGGCGATCCTAAATACTTTAAATACATTAAAGCCAGGGTAGATAAGCATTTGAACGATGATGGCACCATTAAAGGCTACAAACAGGAAGATTATAATATAGACAACGTTTTACCCGGCCGTAGCGTGCTGATGCTATACCAGGTAATTGGCGGCGATAAATACCTCAAAGCAGTTAAAACCCTGCGCGAGCAACTAAGCCAACAACCGCGCGTACCCGAAGGTGGTTTTTGGCACAAAAAGCGCTATCCTAACCAAATGTGGCTGGATGGCTTGTACATGGGCGAACCTTTTTACGCCGAGTATGCCAATGCTTTTCATGAAGACACGGCCTTTAACGATATAGCCAAACAATTCATATTGATGGAGCGCATGTCGCGCGATTCTAAAACCGGCTTATTATACCACGCCTGGGATCAAAGTCACAAAGAGCGCTGGTCTGACCCTAAAACCGGTAAATCTCCCAATTTTTGGGGCCGTGCCATGGGCTGGTACGGTATGGCCCTGGTTGACGTGTTGGCACAAATGCCCGTTAATCACCCCAAACGTGCCGAATTGTTAGTGATCTTAGGCCGCTATGCTACCGCTGTTGCTAAGTATCAGGACAAGCAATCGGGCTTGTGGTACCAGGTGTTAGATAAGCCAACCGGCAAAGGCAATTACCTGGAGTCTTCGGCATCGAGCATGTTTGTTTATGCCTTGGCTAAAGGTGTGCGCCTGCATGTATTACCCAACTATTTCCGTGGCGTAGCCGAAACCGGTTACAAAGGCATCCTCAAAAAATTTATCGAAACTGATGCTAACGGTCAGGTAAACTTAACGGGTACCGTAAGCGTGGCCGGTTTGGGTGGTAATCCATACCGCGATGGCAGCTATGAGTATTATTTGAAAGAAAAAGTAGTTACCAATGATGCCAAAGGTGTTGGCGCGTTTATACAAGCCAGTGTAGAAATTGAGCGCATTGCCAATTTGCACAAAGCCAACAACAAAACCGTTTTGTTAGACAGCTACTTTAACGACGAACGCAAAAAAGACGTAACCGGCGCCGTAGTACCTTACCACTACAAATGGGAAGGCCGTGATAATAATGGCTTCTCATTATTAGGCCACATATTTAACAACTACGGTTTAGAAACAGGCACACTGTACCAGGCTCCAACTGCGGCTAACTTAAAGCCGGCTTCTATCTATTTAATAGTTGATCCTGACATCCCTAAAGAAAACCCTAATGCCAAATACGTTGAGCCTGCCCATGTAACTGCAATACAAGATTGGGTTAAACAAGGTGGTGTATTGTTAGTGCTGCATAACGATACCGGCAATGCCGAGTTTAAGCACTTTAATACGCTGATGAGCCGGTTTGGTATGCCGTTTAAAGAAAACAGCATCAATCATGTGGTTGGTCAGCAGTTTCAGCAGGCAGCGGTACCCATCCCGGCCGGAAACCCGGTGTTTAAAACGGCTAAGAAAATTTACATTAAAGAAATCAGTACCTTTAATTTATCGGCTCCCGCTAAACCGGTTTTAAACCATGCAGGTGAAGTGGTTGTGGCTATGGCCAAGTATGGTAAAGGTACCGTAATAGCAGTTGGCGATCCATGGTTTTACAACGAATACCTTGATGGCCGTAAGTTAACACCCGATTTAGAAAATTTTAAAGCTGCCAATGATTTAGCAGGCTGGTTGGTTGATCAAATTCCAACTAAAGCAGTTAAAAAGTAA
- a CDS encoding DUF4394 domain-containing protein — MKRYTTTFMLKAVAACAIALPLLLSSCSKNDDNNNNNEGNEIIAPNVNVTALLQSNRITSFNAQTSSALTQILNISGLQNGENILAIDYRPATGELYGVSSGSRVYIINPATGAARAISTTPFTPAIDGTNVGIDFNPTVDLLRLVSNNGQNLRISPTTGAVVGTDAAINGATGAKISSVAYTENYAGATTTTLLDIDPITKKLYKQDLPNNGTLVAIGDLGVNATAVSDFDIAPDSKSALATMTVAGVQSLYGIDLANGRAYKAYTLNANVLGLAIFTNPVAYAVGANNELVFFNPGSTATPLTKPITGLQANEQIVGIDFRPLNGQLYGLGSTSRLYAINTGTGAATQVGTNTFSTALSGTSFGFDFNPVADLIRVVSNTGQNLRVNPNDGTIAGVDTPLPAATQFVNAAAYTNNFAGATTTVLYTINSQTGRLYKQDPNPNTGVMTDIGSLGITITEANGFDISAANNVAYGVFTVGNVTRLYSVNLTTGAATAGVTIPQTVRGFALGLGF; from the coding sequence ATGAAAAGATACACAACTACCTTTATGCTAAAGGCCGTTGCCGCTTGCGCAATAGCTTTACCTTTATTATTGAGTTCGTGCTCAAAAAACGATGATAATAACAATAACAACGAGGGTAATGAGATTATTGCACCCAATGTAAACGTAACCGCACTTTTGCAGAGTAATCGCATCACCTCTTTTAATGCGCAAACAAGCTCGGCTTTAACACAAATACTCAATATCTCGGGTTTGCAAAACGGCGAAAATATATTGGCTATTGATTATCGCCCGGCAACAGGTGAGTTATATGGTGTGAGCAGCGGCAGCCGCGTTTATATAATTAATCCGGCTACTGGTGCAGCTCGTGCTATCAGCACTACTCCTTTTACACCAGCAATTGACGGAACCAATGTGGGTATTGATTTTAACCCAACGGTAGATCTGTTGCGTTTGGTAAGTAACAACGGTCAAAATTTGCGCATTAGCCCAACAACTGGAGCTGTAGTAGGCACCGATGCTGCGATTAATGGTGCTACCGGAGCTAAAATTTCATCAGTAGCGTATACCGAAAACTATGCAGGTGCAACCACAACAACATTATTAGATATTGACCCTATTACCAAAAAGCTATACAAACAAGATCTGCCAAACAACGGTACGCTGGTAGCCATAGGCGATTTAGGCGTAAATGCTACCGCCGTAAGCGATTTTGATATTGCACCTGATAGCAAATCGGCATTGGCTACTATGACTGTTGCTGGTGTACAAAGCCTTTACGGAATTGATTTAGCTAACGGGCGTGCATACAAGGCATATACCCTAAATGCAAACGTGCTTGGTTTAGCTATATTTACCAACCCGGTAGCCTATGCAGTAGGTGCAAATAACGAGTTAGTGTTTTTCAATCCGGGCAGTACAGCTACACCTCTAACCAAACCCATTACCGGTTTACAAGCTAATGAGCAAATAGTGGGTATTGATTTTCGTCCGTTAAATGGCCAGTTGTATGGTTTAGGCAGCACAAGCCGTTTGTATGCCATCAATACAGGGACCGGCGCCGCAACACAAGTTGGTACAAATACGTTCAGTACAGCTTTATCGGGTACTTCATTCGGATTTGATTTTAACCCGGTTGCCGATTTAATACGTGTAGTAAGCAACACCGGCCAAAACCTGCGTGTTAATCCCAATGATGGTACTATTGCAGGCGTAGATACTCCATTACCGGCAGCTACCCAATTTGTAAATGCGGCAGCATACACCAATAATTTTGCCGGAGCAACAACAACTGTACTATATACCATTAACTCGCAAACAGGAAGACTTTATAAACAAGACCCTAATCCTAATACTGGCGTAATGACCGATATTGGTTCATTAGGCATCACAATAACCGAGGCCAACGGCTTTGATATTAGTGCTGCCAACAATGTAGCTTACGGTGTATTTACCGTAGGTAACGTTACCCGTTTATATAGTGTAAACTTAACTACGGGGGCTGCAACTGCCGGAGTAACTATTCCGCAAACGGTACGTGGTTTTGCTTTAGGCTTAGGTTTCTAA
- a CDS encoding glycoside hydrolase family 28 protein encodes MVNIKKYSIVALLLTGSAHFASAQTAAKPYSWSNLPKIAKPVFKKDTFNIVKYGAKPDGITLNTQSINKAIDACSSKGGGVVLIPQGLWLTGPVKLKSNVNLHVSRAALLQFTADKSQYKIIEGNWEGHAAYRNESPISGTNLTNIAITGEGIIDGNGEIWRLIGKDRLTEEEWKRKVASGGVISENGKTWYPSAAYYKAAKTPKAGYIEPGTTAESAKEFKDYYRPNMLVLANCKKVLLQGATFQNSAAWCLHTLMCQDLTVDGVRVRNPWNAANGDGIDVESCKNVMIDNSTFDCGDDGICIKSGRDEEGRKRGMPTENMVVKNSIVYRAHGGFVIGSEMSGGARNLFVSDCTFIGTDIGLRFKTTRGRGGVVENIHIKNIAMRDIVTSAILFDMYYTGKSPTDEEMANDTNIPPVTEATPVFKDFWVSNVSCNGADRALMIRGLPEMAIKNINLENVTIKANKGIDIIEGKDITLKNFYVEAKTTTPLVNIINSSNVKFSNLRYGTGTEQLFGINGKKTTGVQVTGSDLSKAKEKVAFKNGAEQKAFVTK; translated from the coding sequence ATGGTAAATATTAAAAAGTACAGTATTGTTGCCTTGCTACTTACGGGCAGCGCTCATTTTGCTTCGGCACAAACCGCAGCTAAACCTTACAGTTGGAGTAACCTGCCTAAAATTGCAAAACCGGTATTTAAAAAAGATACATTCAATATTGTTAAATACGGCGCTAAGCCCGATGGTATTACCCTCAATACGCAAAGCATAAACAAGGCAATTGATGCCTGCAGCAGTAAAGGTGGTGGCGTGGTTTTAATACCACAAGGCTTATGGCTAACCGGCCCGGTTAAGTTAAAAAGTAACGTAAACCTGCATGTAAGCAGGGCTGCCTTGCTACAATTTACAGCCGATAAAAGCCAGTACAAAATAATAGAAGGTAACTGGGAGGGCCATGCAGCGTACCGTAACGAGTCGCCAATATCAGGCACCAACCTTACCAATATAGCCATAACCGGCGAAGGTATTATTGACGGTAACGGCGAAATATGGCGCTTAATTGGCAAGGACCGCTTAACCGAGGAGGAATGGAAACGCAAAGTAGCATCGGGCGGTGTAATAAGCGAAAACGGTAAAACATGGTACCCTTCGGCAGCTTATTACAAGGCGGCCAAAACGCCAAAAGCCGGTTATATTGAGCCGGGCACAACGGCCGAATCGGCTAAGGAGTTTAAGGATTATTACCGCCCTAACATGCTGGTGCTTGCCAACTGCAAAAAAGTTTTGTTGCAGGGTGCTACGTTCCAAAACTCAGCTGCATGGTGTTTGCATACCCTAATGTGCCAGGATTTAACGGTTGATGGCGTACGTGTGCGAAACCCGTGGAATGCGGCAAATGGCGACGGTATAGACGTAGAATCATGTAAAAACGTGATGATCGATAATAGCACGTTTGATTGTGGCGATGATGGTATCTGTATCAAATCGGGCCGTGATGAAGAGGGACGCAAACGTGGTATGCCAACCGAAAACATGGTGGTAAAAAACAGCATTGTATACCGTGCACATGGTGGCTTTGTTATTGGCAGCGAAATGTCGGGCGGGGCGCGTAACCTGTTCGTGAGCGATTGTACTTTTATTGGTACTGATATTGGCCTGCGTTTTAAAACAACCCGTGGCCGTGGTGGTGTGGTCGAAAATATCCACATTAAAAACATAGCCATGCGCGATATTGTAACCAGCGCCATTTTGTTTGATATGTACTACACTGGTAAATCGCCAACGGATGAGGAAATGGCTAACGATACCAACATCCCACCGGTAACCGAGGCTACCCCTGTGTTTAAAGATTTTTGGGTGAGCAATGTATCATGTAACGGTGCCGACCGTGCCCTCATGATTCGCGGATTACCCGAAATGGCCATCAAAAACATCAATCTCGAAAACGTTACCATTAAAGCCAATAAAGGCATCGATATAATTGAGGGTAAAGATATCACCCTTAAAAACTTTTACGTAGAAGCCAAAACCACTACGCCGTTAGTAAACATCATTAACTCAAGCAATGTAAAATTCAGCAACCTGCGTTACGGTACTGGTACCGAACAATTGTTTGGCATTAATGGCAAAAAAACTACCGGTGTACAGGTTACAGGGTCTGATTTAAGTAAGGCTAAAGAGAAGGTGGCGTTTAAAAACGGTGCCGAGCAAAAAGCATTTGTCACCAAATAA
- a CDS encoding lysophospholipid acyltransferase family protein: MKIITTDEFAKATKLDKLRMPGLSALLMELMKINQVNDLFAAAQPKQGPEFVDAILEGCGVTIDFDESELKNLPADGAFIAIANHPYGGIEGMILLKILCMARPDSKLMANFLLKKIPNLADYFVAVNPFENIEHSSSISGIKSTMELLRNGTPIGIFPAGEVSTYKIDTKQVTDRMWHPVVGKLIAKAKVPVVPIYFHGNNGLLFNLLSLIHPTLRTAKLPSELFNKQGHTIKLRIGKPIKVEEIPNYNNVTQLLNFLRAKTYALGTGLEDEKRLFNPRNLFKIKKEPKEIVPPTEAELMDRELVPLRENYKVWTEKNYEVFITPTALIPNIIREIGRLREITFREVGEGTNNSTDLDEYDIYYHHLFIWDTDAKSVVGAYRIGMGDEIFDSFGKKGFYTANLFKIRSQFSDVLQSSLELGRSWIRKEYQQKALPLFLLWKGILKFVIDNPRYRYLIGPVSISNTFSKFSKSLIVDYITRHHFDHEMAQYVKPRKQFKVDFSSIDTDLLMAGEENFKKLDNLISEIETHNIKVPVLLRQYISLNAKIICFNIDPKFADCLDGFLVLDLQKVPKDVLEKIGRNL; encoded by the coding sequence ATGAAGATTATAACCACAGATGAATTTGCCAAGGCCACCAAGCTTGATAAGTTGCGGATGCCCGGCCTGTCAGCTTTGCTGATGGAGTTAATGAAAATTAACCAGGTAAACGATTTGTTTGCCGCTGCCCAGCCCAAACAAGGCCCTGAGTTTGTGGACGCTATTTTAGAAGGCTGCGGTGTAACTATTGATTTTGACGAAAGTGAGCTGAAAAATCTTCCTGCCGATGGTGCATTTATAGCCATTGCCAACCACCCTTATGGCGGTATTGAGGGCATGATCTTACTAAAAATATTATGCATGGCCCGGCCCGATTCAAAACTGATGGCCAATTTTTTGCTCAAAAAAATACCCAACCTGGCCGATTATTTTGTTGCCGTTAACCCGTTTGAGAACATTGAGCATTCATCAAGTATAAGCGGTATAAAATCTACCATGGAATTGCTGCGAAACGGTACCCCTATCGGTATTTTTCCGGCGGGCGAGGTTTCCACCTATAAAATTGACACCAAGCAGGTAACCGACCGCATGTGGCACCCGGTGGTGGGTAAGCTCATTGCCAAGGCTAAAGTACCGGTAGTTCCCATTTATTTTCATGGCAACAACGGCTTATTATTTAATTTGCTGAGCCTGATACATCCTACCCTGCGTACGGCTAAGCTACCATCTGAGCTATTTAACAAGCAGGGGCACACCATCAAGCTACGAATTGGCAAGCCTATAAAGGTTGAAGAAATTCCTAATTACAACAACGTTACGCAATTACTCAACTTTTTAAGGGCCAAAACCTATGCTTTGGGCACGGGCTTAGAAGACGAGAAACGTTTATTTAACCCGCGTAACCTTTTTAAAATAAAAAAGGAGCCTAAAGAAATTGTGCCCCCTACTGAAGCCGAACTCATGGATCGGGAATTGGTTCCGCTGCGCGAAAATTACAAGGTTTGGACCGAGAAAAACTACGAGGTATTTATTACTCCTACCGCGCTAATCCCTAACATTATACGCGAGATTGGCCGGCTGCGCGAAATCACCTTCCGCGAGGTTGGTGAGGGCACCAATAATAGCACCGATTTAGACGAGTATGATATTTACTATCATCACCTGTTTATTTGGGATACCGATGCAAAAAGCGTTGTAGGCGCTTACCGTATAGGTATGGGCGATGAAATATTTGACAGCTTTGGCAAAAAAGGTTTTTACACCGCCAACCTGTTTAAAATAAGGTCGCAGTTTAGCGATGTGCTGCAAAGCAGCTTAGAGTTGGGCCGCTCCTGGATTCGTAAAGAATATCAGCAAAAGGCTCTCCCGCTTTTTTTGCTTTGGAAAGGCATTTTAAAGTTTGTTATTGATAACCCGCGCTACCGCTATTTAATTGGTCCGGTAAGTATTAGCAACACCTTTTCCAAATTCTCTAAATCGCTTATAGTAGATTACATTACCCGCCACCATTTTGACCATGAAATGGCGCAATATGTAAAGCCACGCAAACAGTTTAAGGTTGATTTTTCGAGCATAGATACCGACCTGCTGATGGCCGGCGAGGAAAACTTTAAGAAACTGGATAACCTGATATCTGAAATTGAAACGCACAACATTAAGGTACCTGTATTGCTGCGCCAGTACATATCACTCAATGCCAAAATTATTTGCTTTAACATCGACCCTAAATTTGCCGACTGCTTAGACGGTTTCCTGGTGCTCGATTTGCAGAAAGTGCCTAAAGATGTATTGGAGAAAATAGGAAGGAATTTGTAA
- a CDS encoding rhamnogalacturonan acetylesterase, which produces MRTNLTLLSVLFLALCAWISPPQKTTVYMIGDSTMSIKEKRYYPETGWGMPFANYFDSTIVIENRAKNGKSTKTFINGGWASVNEGMKAGDYLIIQFGHNDEVPTKKSATTESEFKKNLEMFVAAAKGKKVTPVLITPVARRKFDSTGHILQTHEVYAQIVRNVAKDTKVVLIDLDIQSQQMFQQLGDEKSKMLLNYLEPGQNPNYPKGKEDDTHFSELGARRVAEIVLKNIIELKLGLAEHIVKPKS; this is translated from the coding sequence ATGAGAACAAACCTAACATTACTTAGTGTACTGTTTCTGGCTTTATGTGCCTGGATTTCCCCTCCGCAAAAAACAACCGTTTACATGATCGGCGATTCTACCATGTCGATCAAAGAAAAACGTTACTACCCCGAAACCGGTTGGGGTATGCCCTTTGCCAATTATTTTGATAGTACCATAGTAATTGAGAACCGGGCTAAAAACGGCAAGAGTACAAAAACGTTTATAAACGGCGGTTGGGCATCGGTTAACGAGGGCATGAAAGCAGGCGATTACCTCATCATCCAGTTTGGGCATAACGACGAAGTGCCCACCAAGAAAAGTGCAACTACCGAATCCGAATTTAAAAAGAACCTCGAAATGTTTGTAGCTGCTGCCAAAGGCAAAAAAGTTACCCCGGTTTTAATTACTCCTGTAGCCCGCCGCAAGTTTGACAGTACCGGTCACATTTTACAAACGCACGAAGTTTATGCACAAATAGTGCGCAATGTGGCAAAAGATACCAAAGTAGTACTCATCGATTTGGATATCCAAAGCCAGCAGATGTTTCAGCAATTGGGCGATGAAAAATCAAAAATGCTCCTTAATTACCTCGAGCCCGGCCAAAACCCTAACTACCCCAAAGGTAAAGAAGATGATACCCATTTTAGCGAATTAGGCGCCCGCCGCGTGGCCGAAATTGTGCTTAAAAACATAATCGAATTAAAGCTTGGTTTGGCAGAGCATATTGTTAAACCTAAATCGTGA
- a CDS encoding helix-hairpin-helix domain-containing protein: MKTRIKNYLSVTKTEWNGLIILLLLIVAVLIAPYVYNRFYKEQPVNFKRLEIAVAQLKKAGVTGDIPEEEGNRSKVPLVLFKFKPNNLPAAQWQKLGLTERQIKGIKNYEAKGGRFYTKADVKKMYTLTADDYKRLEPYIDLPASNYGDIKPLTIVELNTADSAKLTRLKGIGPAFARRIVQYRKRLGGYHSKQQLKEVFGIDDMQYRDIQAQFTVNVRKLKKININAAEYDDLKNFPYLSYKQMNAVIQYRKQHGDYETFDELSNVAILDEAVLKKIKPYIVLK, encoded by the coding sequence GTGAAAACGCGTATTAAAAATTACCTGTCGGTAACTAAAACCGAATGGAACGGACTCATTATTCTGCTATTACTCATTGTTGCAGTTTTAATTGCGCCATACGTATACAATAGGTTTTATAAAGAGCAACCGGTTAATTTTAAGCGTTTAGAAATAGCCGTTGCCCAATTGAAGAAAGCTGGCGTTACCGGCGATATACCTGAAGAAGAAGGCAACCGGAGTAAAGTACCATTGGTGTTATTCAAATTCAAGCCTAATAATCTCCCGGCAGCACAATGGCAAAAGCTGGGCTTAACCGAACGACAAATAAAAGGCATTAAAAACTACGAAGCCAAAGGCGGCCGTTTTTATACCAAAGCTGATGTTAAGAAAATGTATACACTTACTGCTGATGATTATAAACGGCTGGAACCATACATAGATTTACCAGCAAGTAATTACGGCGATATAAAACCCTTAACAATAGTCGAATTAAATACGGCTGATTCGGCTAAATTGACCCGCTTAAAAGGCATAGGCCCTGCATTTGCCCGCCGCATAGTGCAGTACCGTAAAAGGTTGGGCGGGTATCACAGCAAGCAGCAGCTAAAAGAAGTTTTTGGCATAGATGATATGCAGTATCGTGATATACAGGCGCAGTTTACAGTTAATGTTCGGAAACTTAAAAAGATCAATATCAATGCAGCCGAATACGACGATTTGAAGAACTTTCCATACTTGAGCTACAAGCAAATGAATGCCGTTATACAATACCGCAAGCAGCACGGCGATTACGAAACTTTTGATGAGTTGAGCAACGTAGCCATTTTAGATGAAGCCGTACTGAAGAAGATAAAGCCTTATATCGTATTGAAATAA
- a CDS encoding pectinesterase family protein, with product MKVLKLLVLALLTVGNAFAQQPILPNELTVAPDGSGNYKTIQEAVNSVRDLGQMRVVIHIKKGIYHEKLVVPSWKTNISLVGESAESTIITNNDYSGKAVPGGKDSYGKDKMTTYTSYTVLVQGDGFEASNLTIENTAGRVGQAVALHVEADRCVISKCRLLGNQDTLYTATGSSRQLYQDCYIEGTTDFIFGEATVLFLRCTIKNLTDSFITAAATTPNQEFGYVLMDCKLIADSTVKKAVLGRPWRPYAKTVFIHTEIGAHIAPAGWNPWKGDAMFPDKEKTTYYAEYKCYGVGAKTTERVAWSKQLSDKEAKRYTLKNILGGKDNWQPGGN from the coding sequence ATGAAAGTATTGAAGTTATTAGTACTTGCATTGTTGACGGTTGGCAACGCATTTGCTCAGCAACCCATACTGCCAAACGAACTTACCGTTGCCCCTGATGGCAGCGGTAATTATAAAACTATTCAGGAAGCCGTAAACTCGGTGCGCGATTTAGGCCAAATGCGGGTTGTCATCCATATTAAAAAAGGTATCTACCACGAAAAACTGGTGGTTCCAAGCTGGAAAACCAATATATCATTGGTGGGCGAAAGTGCCGAAAGTACTATCATCACTAATAACGATTATTCGGGCAAGGCTGTACCGGGCGGTAAAGATTCTTACGGTAAGGATAAAATGACAACTTACACTTCGTACACCGTTTTGGTACAGGGCGATGGTTTTGAGGCCAGCAACCTCACTATCGAAAATACGGCAGGCAGGGTAGGGCAAGCAGTAGCTTTACATGTTGAGGCCGACCGTTGCGTGATAAGCAAATGCCGCTTATTGGGCAACCAGGATACTTTGTACACCGCCACAGGCAGCAGCCGCCAGCTTTACCAGGATTGCTACATCGAAGGTACTACCGATTTTATTTTTGGCGAGGCCACTGTGTTGTTTCTGCGTTGCACCATTAAAAATTTGACCGATTCATTTATAACAGCGGCAGCCACCACCCCCAACCAGGAGTTTGGTTATGTGCTGATGGATTGCAAACTGATAGCCGATAGCACAGTGAAAAAAGCCGTACTCGGCCGCCCATGGAGGCCTTATGCTAAAACCGTATTTATCCATACCGAAATAGGTGCGCACATTGCCCCGGCCGGTTGGAACCCATGGAAAGGTGATGCCATGTTCCCCGATAAAGAGAAGACAACGTATTACGCGGAGTATAAATGTTACGGTGTAGGAGCCAAAACAACAGAGCGCGTAGCTTGGTCGAAACAGCTTAGCGATAAGGAAGCGAAGCGATACACCCTAAAGAATATACTGGGTGGTAAAGACAACTGGCAGCCCGGGGGAAATTGA